One Leucobacter muris DNA segment encodes these proteins:
- a CDS encoding PucR family transcriptional regulator — MATLSQLLAMPDLGLRLIQAGPGDPEISWSSITELLDLSSYLEGGEIIMTTGLALAPDDPRWRDFVASLSRAQVAAIGFGIGVNHDRVPQPLIAAASMYRVALFEIPLPVPFIAVSKAIAALIRADELRAARGALQAQQRLLDGARGGQRPAEVLASVAQATGRQLALVASDGAVLAATAGFAAANESGGTEHIALDRESSLRLAVAGDSPLTPEGHAVIAAGSMVLSLSLRGDSAEETRERERWERLTSTLLEGTGSPSSVAILAPSLELPSRVRAIAVQGRAEDVAAWRRRPRSGLDRLISPAAGHTGAPGLALAWQLCTDSEIALEQSLAVAASHDLDAVVGRPARLGEIPLSRRSAAARLRALSTTAPLYTAPRVPQTLWADRDTPLLEALLGMGGAGPAALPSAEASGLPAGAIDPRRVLSVRVLGPLSLHDPQLGEADRGLLRETLRAVFEADGQRGPAAAALGIHRNTLRDRLARIERLTARSLADADDRAELWLALRLENMEG; from the coding sequence ATGGCGACCCTCTCCCAGCTGCTCGCGATGCCCGACCTGGGCCTGCGGCTCATCCAGGCGGGCCCCGGCGATCCCGAGATCAGCTGGAGCTCCATCACCGAGCTGCTCGACCTCAGCAGCTATCTCGAGGGCGGCGAGATCATCATGACCACGGGGCTCGCGCTGGCGCCCGACGATCCCCGCTGGCGCGACTTCGTGGCGAGCCTCAGCCGGGCGCAGGTCGCGGCGATCGGCTTCGGCATCGGCGTCAATCACGACCGCGTGCCGCAGCCTCTCATCGCTGCGGCGAGCATGTACCGCGTCGCACTCTTCGAGATCCCCCTCCCCGTGCCCTTCATCGCCGTGAGCAAGGCCATCGCCGCGCTCATCCGGGCCGACGAGCTGCGCGCCGCTCGCGGAGCGCTGCAGGCTCAGCAGCGGCTGCTCGACGGCGCCAGGGGCGGCCAGCGCCCCGCCGAGGTGCTCGCGAGCGTCGCGCAGGCCACCGGCAGACAGCTCGCACTCGTCGCCTCCGACGGCGCGGTGCTCGCGGCGACCGCCGGATTCGCCGCGGCGAACGAATCCGGGGGCACCGAGCACATCGCGCTCGACCGGGAGTCGTCGCTGCGACTCGCGGTCGCCGGGGACTCGCCCCTCACCCCGGAGGGGCACGCCGTCATCGCAGCCGGCTCGATGGTGCTGAGCCTGAGCCTGCGCGGCGACAGCGCCGAGGAGACCCGCGAGCGCGAGCGCTGGGAGCGGCTCACGTCGACGCTGCTCGAGGGTACCGGGTCGCCGTCGTCCGTCGCGATCCTCGCACCCTCGCTCGAGCTGCCGTCGCGCGTGCGCGCGATCGCGGTGCAGGGACGAGCCGAAGACGTCGCCGCCTGGCGCCGGCGGCCCCGCAGCGGCCTCGACCGGCTCATCAGCCCCGCCGCCGGGCACACCGGCGCACCCGGGCTCGCGCTCGCCTGGCAGCTCTGCACCGACTCCGAGATCGCCCTCGAGCAGTCCCTCGCCGTCGCGGCGAGCCACGACCTCGACGCGGTCGTCGGCCGCCCCGCGCGCCTCGGCGAGATCCCGCTGAGCCGCCGATCCGCCGCCGCCCGCCTGCGCGCGCTCTCCACCACCGCCCCCCTCTACACGGCGCCGCGGGTGCCGCAGACGCTGTGGGCCGATCGCGACACGCCGCTGCTCGAGGCGTTGCTGGGCATGGGCGGCGCGGGTCCGGCAGCGCTCCCCTCAGCGGAGGCCTCCGGGCTGCCAGCCGGCGCGATCGATCCTCGGCGCGTGCTGAGCGTGCGCGTACTCGGCCCGCTCTCGCTCCACGATCCGCAGCTCGGCGAGGCCGACCGCGGGCTGCTGCGCGAGACGCTGCGCGCCGTCTTCGAGGCCGACGGTCAGCGGGGGCCGGCGGCCGCGGCGCTCGGCATCCATCGCAACACGCTGCGCGATCGCCTCGCACGCATCGAGCGCCTCACGGCGCGCTCACTCGCCGACGCCGACGACCGCGCCGAGCTGTGGCTGGCGCTTCGGCTCGAGAACATGGAGGGGTAA